The segment TAAGTCCTTGCCTTTCTAGCCTTATGTTCAAAGTGCCCTTTTTATCTCAAGAGGCACTGCCCTTTTATTATTCTAGCATAGCAATGCCTATCATACTTTCTCCACTCCTTATGCGTAACCACACTCAATTCTTTTTATCTAATCTATATTGCCAAATATCAGTTCTTTCATACATTGTGACAAAAAATTTTTTAAGGCTCTAATAAAAGACAAAAATCCTTGTCAAGGTCTAGCGTGTAATGAAACTAAATACTGACTaaagaatgagaagaaaggagaaaataagaataaaactctGAGGTAACAATCCTGAGGTAAGAATCCTGTCTTCAAAAAAAGACAGGTCACAGCTTTAACAAAATACAAGAGGAGATACAGGCTTCCAAAGTTTAacagtgtaggaaaagaaacaacaCAACAGCACCTCCTGTAAAGGGACAAGGACACCTAATTTCCTGAGGTAGACTTGATACCCCTACATATaattctaataaaaaaaatcatatcaatgaAAAATTTCCTACATTGCCAATACCTGCTTTTTAAGAGTCTTTGTACACTTAGCACAGTACCACACAAGACGAGGATCATTGACATCTTGGTCAGTAACAGGTGGTTTGTGACACTCTTGATGGTATAAAGAATGGCATTCCTGACATTCCACCAGTCGATTACGTGGAGAGACTTCAAAACTCCTGTGAAATGGAAGAATTTTACTAATATAAAATCAATCTAATTATTTAACTGATGATGGGCTTTTACTATCCACATACAGCACCGTGTAATGAGAAAGAAACCACCTAAAATTACTTTCATTAAACATGTTAAAATACATACGTCATATCCATAAAGTAAGACTTTTGGAAATTCTGTCCCATTACCCTTGTAACTACATAATTTTATACTAATATCAtatcaaaagaagaaaatgtcATAATGTGTCCAACTCACCAACCCTTGATGAAACCATAGCTTGAATACCACATTTTGAAATATAAATTCATCATTCTAATATTGTACTGTTACAAGAGCTTTTAAAGACAGCAAATCCCCTACTCACTTCTCCACACTTTCATACTATGGACACAAACACAGAACAATTCAGAGTTTTCAAACTAATAGTTACAGAAGCATATAAAAATTTCTACTGACAGAAAATATTATAAGGAATTCTCAAGTGTTCTATGGGTCAACCCTTATTTCAATATACATGACACTGCAAATATTTCCTGCATTATCAAATATAACCCCCCTCTCTTCATGAGATAAAATGGTTATATATCTTTCAAAATTTCCATAAACACTTAAACTAAGCCTTTGCAACAAAAATCCTCACTCAGCAGTTTCCTGAGCTCTTActttgagaaagaaaaataaagaaaggcTTGCTTGCTACTCTTGCTTCTCTTAGTCATCTTCACCAACATGCAAGAGATATGCAGGTACTGTCCTCTTCCCTTATCCACATTGGTATTTCTGATTCTGGAGTACAACACAGGCTACAAAGGGTATATTTAGGACTGAAGTGGAAAGTTATAAAAATTAGCGGAAAGTTATAAAAATTAAGTAATGTCAGGGACAACTACAGAGGACAAACAAAATGTCAAGcttatgataataaatgataatggaagaaaatgaTCTGGAAATATAACTACCTAATGAGAAAGAAAGCAACACCAAAGAATGAGATTTAACAGTCTGAGTGAAGATAACAAAAAAtagattagaaaatgaaaaaatattatctttctatctatatctctgatgcctgttcctaaatggaactctctcaagggggtggccacagcagtagGGTCTCCATGacttgtgaactccagtgctgcttcttagcttttagattcttacccttaacaggccactggcagtgggcaaccctagcacagtgtttgctgaggctcctacctaatgttcctacctactacttttatctactgtttctacctaatgttcctgcctaagtGCTCCTACATACTGCTTCTATCTAAtcctcctgccattttgccaaaaggtagggccagcagatagtgctcaccacaggaaaatctagatacaaagaatgagctgtgtgagtacagtgttgtcaagtgctatgtatgacaaggagagaatgtctctttgtggacagaatgccagtagtccacatgtgagtgaggcagaaagaaaagacaattaCCTGGTCAGCAGAGTGCAGCCCGACAACCAGTGAAGTGATTACTTTGCAGCCGTCACTTACCCTCCTGATACCAGCAGGTATACTGCCTATTCCCAGAGGAAACCACGATCTCTTCACACAAAggaacaaaataaacaaccatacaGAAAAGAAAATCACTAACTTGCAAACTGTGCAGTTGACTTCATCCATAATTTCCATGGCGAGATCATTCATCTCTGTGTCAGAGTCACTCTCATCAGACTTACGGCTCCGAGATGAACTTTCTGATTTAATTGATGGAGTTGGAGAAGGGGTGTGGGACTTGAATGCACTTGGGGAATCTAAACGTGGCCTCTTGGGCATCAGCATCTCATCATCACGCATCTACAATAAAAGAGACAGTATCCCTTGAATGCATGCTCAACAATCATGTCATTATCTTTCTTACACTTAAACATTATTCCAATGTATTGATGCAATTACTATTCACTCGGTACTACATCTTACACTCAGTTTTCTTTCTATATTCTTGTTGTCTTCTCTCTTGGAAAAGGAGACTGGAATGGGACTACCAGGTTTTGATCTTGGAATCGGGGATTCTCGGCGAAGACTGAATGGATCCTGTTTGAGATTAATGCAACTACAGTACAACAATATTTATCATTATGACAATAAtttcacaaatatatacattgcaataaatacataaatacatctgTTTACTGATACATAATCTCTAGTCTGTATCAGGAAAAAAGTCAACTGAAAGCCAATTATCTATAGTTTTACATGCCACTACCTTGCTCATAGATGGTATAGTCTTTCCCTGTCGTTGCCTGACAACTTCATCCACCAAAGCCTTCAGCTGATCTACAGAGTCCCGGTTTCTTGAGTGGAGGAGGCGCAACCCACGCCGGAACATAGGATCTAGCTCCAAATTAGCCATGTCTGTGCTCTTTGCTCATAAGCACTGAAAAGACATGCAAATGATTGTGCTTGAAACTCACCTTTGAAAAGGTTTTCACATATGTTTATGATGGTATATGTATCCTGCTGTCAGACATTGCTTTTTCCCTACTGTCATTACTCCATTCCTTATTTAACTGGCTGGATCAGGTACATATAGCCACTGCAACATCACTCAtgcacatcttcaacccatgtccagtgtgtTTAAGTGAAATATGGACCTCCACTCTTAAAACAAGAACTTCAAACTTTATTTCCTTAAACTTTAAGGTGATATGTCAAGTCAGTGACTTCATTCATACCAACCCTGTGCATATAATGCTTCCAATGCATCCTATCACCAGTCACTCCCCTGCCATCTTTATCTGAGTTTCACTATGCcattcaattctctcataatgtaTATCCCTATTTCGTTCAGAGAAAAATTCATAATCAAAATATCATTTACACCAGAAGCTCATTAAAAATCCTATAAAGGTAACCTAAAAGTACTATCAAGCTTAGCTTTAAATCAAATATTGTCAACATCTTTTTTGAGTTAAAATAACAACAAACATCCATCGAGGCTTTTCTTGTATTCTAATTCAAGTCTGAGATAAACCAGAAAGGCAATTTTCAAGAATAAAAGAGCTACGGATGACTATCAAGGTTTCTATAAGAGAATTAGaattacaaaaaaatatgtaatcTGATTTGTATCACAATAACAAGCTTTTCAGAGATTACTGAAAAACATATCTAAGCAAACTTTAAGTCAGTCCAACTGAAATGTTCTGGGAGATACTGAAAATTCATGAATGACATCCAATGAGTGAAAGATGAGGGACTATTATAATAACTTATTCAAGCAAGCTAAGAAAAAATTGCATCTACTTAAAAGGCTACAAAATTTTTCTGATATTCTGAGAACTTAAAAATTCAACTTGAATCTAGACAGATCCAATGAATAAACTACACATCAAAAGCATGTCCATGCTGTATTTATCCTAATAGATTACAAAGCTGTTTCGAATTATCCTAAGAGAAGGATTACAAAAAGTAAAAAAGGCAAAAAGTACTGATGAGACAAACAATAAAGTTCCAAGCTTCACCATATAACTAAATGGCAAATGAAGTGACCAAATAATTTTCAGCGAAAGCAGTCTTTCTCAAGTACATTTGTTTTAGGATGACAAGATATTATTTGCACATTTTTTAATTTCAGTGACACAGTCATAGTCTAAAAATAAAAGCTACAGACCCAAGGGTGTGCAGTGTAAATCCTTTTGAatgattctgaccttcatttctttcacaaatCACTACTTTTTTGTGAATTCCCCAACCCCAAAACCCCAGTTCCAAATGGAGATTTCCCCATTATCGCTggataaaggggggagggggaaagaaatgtCGTAAAAAAGATAGTAATATCCAGTAGAAATGAATGTCAAAATCGTGTAAAACACATCATCTAGACCACCATCGTGGAACGGCAGCCCATAGCTCAGACTTAACTTGACACTCCCCCAAGCCAGACCAGTGCCCCTATGTTCGAGAGAGCTTATGCTAAGTTACCCCCGCCTTTCCTTCCTGGCAAGAACACTAAAGCAACACAAGGACCAGCTGACCAAGACAGCCCTAAGACCAGATAACACTTCAGACCATCATGCATTAGGGACTAAAATGCATTCTTATAATAGGTTAAAGACCCTAAACCAGGTAACACGATCCCCTGTTGCTATATGTGAGAGTCGCCGTGTAATATAATGAGTGTCTTCTTTGTATATACTGTACGTGACCGACTGAACTAGTTTTGCCTTTTATCGAAAAGTCTTCATTAACAattccacacacaacaacaatgaATGAACTCGTGTTCTAATTTACTTAATTTGAATCATACAGCCCTCCTACAACATAGTTTAGGTCAGTAATGTATATCTACTCACATTTCCGAGCTAAACTTATCTAGTGAATAAATAAGCTTCGTTTAAGTCTATATTTACCATTTATCATTTCACAAAACAAAAACTATATATTCATGATGTGCTtcattcaacaaactttgaaGAACATATTACTTATGTCCGTAGTGCACACCTTACACCGCCCTTACAAGATTACTGCATTTGATTGTGAATCAACCAAACCGTCTTATTTCTTTGTCCATTTAGTCGCATGTTTTGAATATATTTAACTTTACTTGTGTCTGCGTTAAAAGACGATCACTTCTTTAGTTTACTCACAATTAATAGAAAAACAATGAACTCAGTCCCTCTGCTTTACTTGTCTTCCACCTTGTTTACATGTGACGTCACGTGGTAACCTGCGCATGCGCCGCAGCTGAGGAGATGGCCCGgggtttgtttatttatttaaagGAAAGGAGGGGAAAGTAGGCAAGAAAGCTTACACATGTAAAGTGAAGTGAAGGAAACAGAAGACTACCGttagaatgtatatgtatagtgtGCAGGCTTACTGAAATATGTGATTGATGCAATAGACCTGTATTTCTGTTGCTTCAAGTATACAATCCCGGCATCTTGAGTAAGCCAATAAAGGTTTTGAGTGGTGACAGCTGAATGCTGTATCTCAGGTCTATGCGACTTCAAGCGAGCAATTATGATTGCAGAGACCTCAAAATTACACTTTTCGCGACCATAAAATCAGTTTATGCCTTCCTGGAGAAGTAATGTAATctaattaccttgattttttttttcacacccagAAAGTTGTGGTTTATAGAACACAGAAGTTTTGCTCAGGCACGATGCCGCAGCTCCAGGGGGTTCTTCAGTATTGCTTGTGTGTAGATGAGCTTTGCACTAACCATAGATTTGGTAAAGGCTTCACATAATGCATGATATGCTATAATAATGCTATGCCTATATTAACTCTTCACTGGACACAAAAGCTGCTTCATTTTTCACTTGAGGTTTCACTATCACATGAAATCTGTATCGATGTATGTCAACGTATATCGTTCATCTAAATCACTATCATTCAAAATGGTGAAGCTTTTCAAAAGTcctttacatgtatatatgaacatTTAAACTTGACGAAGGCCACACTAAAGACTTGGATATTAATATCTTTTATTTACCCCTGAGTAGTGTTACAGCTCGGCGCCGTctggtgttggctttgaagataAGGAAACCTTCAAGGAGAGCAGATTCCAGGAGTTGGCTTGGGAACCTATGATATCACTGGCAGGCCAATGGCATAAAGTGCACATTGTACTTTCCTATTCACGGCCGGGCCTATAAGAGTATGAACTCTTGATATTTTTTACTTCCTCAAAATAACATGAAAGCCAAAGTGAATAATCTTACGGTGATGAGATATGATGGTTTATAGTGACTTTCAtttacatctgatccacatattgCCAATCTTTCAGTAGAAGCCTAATGATTACGCTTCCCAAACCAATACTTCTTCAACATTTACGTATCTTTCTGATGTGCCATGAGATATCATTCCAGACTGATTTACGACTTACCACTTAAACCACTAGAGCTTGACGGTACGAACCtggagtatgatggcttggcttgGTTATGTCCGAGGTCGCGCCATCATACCAAGGTGTGTCGTCGCGTTCCGTGTAACAATACATTAACTGGCCAGACAtggggccttctctctctctctctctctctctctctctctctctctctctctctctctctctctctctctctcttttaagtttACCAATAAATGATTATTATTTTCGCCACACTTCCCTAGCCACACAAACAGTTCCACAGCATATACCCACTACCTTCACCAAATGCTGAAACTGATAAATACACATGAACTTAATTTATCTTTAACTTTTTGTCCACAAACACAGCCAACATACATTGTATAGAAAATTGTAGTACGTCAGATTTCATAATCTGAACAAATAACCAAAACCAATTCCTAAAGCACGTGTACTAAAGTAAAAATAATCTAGTGCATCCTGACAAATAGTTATACGCATATTTTACTAAAAGCAAAGGAATGGTAACAGTGATTACAaaatatggatatatataatctttttcttcttttttcacttccttgCAGCGAAGAACAAGGTTTTCGGTGAAGTGCTGTTGACCACGATTCTCAGGCGCCCACCTTTCACGGTGACCTTAGGAGATGGTAAACCTCATAATACCAAATATTCTTAGCGACTAATTTGCTATGGTTAGCTAGATATCTGCATTAATGTATGAATCTAATATTGCCACTGACCCTACACCGTTAGGTTTCCACGGAAGTCACTTCATGATGACCATGCTCACATTAAAACTTCCCTTATAACAGCGTCACCAGCATTAGACTTCACACCCCTCCCTGCAAGGAAATTTTGATCGTCTGTTGTTCATTTCATAAAGGATCAAATATCCATCATCTTTCCTGATATAAGTTTTCATCTGTTGTTTCGAATCCCTTATTCTTTGCCACTGTGTCATGCAATGTTTTCTGAGTTTCCTTTCTCCCATCAAATCTTCCATTTAGGACTTCATATAACTTCATATTTTCACGTCCTTTCCTGCAGCATGGCCCGCGTGGTATCCTTCGCTGTCACATGCTGATCCCTAATTGGAGTCTCTGGACTTGTACAACGTTAGCAGCGGCTCCAACCACTAGAAGAATAAACAAGTGAATTCATAATGAAAACTTTCATGGGAAGAAAAAGTACTACCACTCTTGGCAAAGTTAACCATACTCATTTTCGCCATGCCAAAACAAGTGAGTTTCATGACTCAAGTCACCATCAGTAACACTTTGACTCACCCAATAAGGAATCGGGTAGAAAAACTCATCATCCTGAAGGATCTCCAGCAGATCTAAACCGGCGCCTTGATCGATCTGCAATCATAAATGTGTACCAGTTTACTGTGACTCCAAACagttgagaaagagggagggtaATGAATGGGCCTTGCGACACGGGAACACACTGAAATACCTAAAGGCGGTACATGAATGGCTTGGATGTAGAGCGGGATGGGGTAGGGGTAGGATTAAATTGTAGACGGCAAATACAATTTTTGCGAGCCCAGTATTCTGTgctagcaggtggtggtggtggtgaagatttCCTAAAGATGGCAATGATAAgagcaataatgataaaaaactgCCAAAGTAATTCGAAAACCTTTATCAAAGGTTTATTTCTCTCACTCAAGTTAACATTCTAGGCTACGTTTAAACAGGAACAAACATGGAAGTTAGCCGGGCCTCGGCAGGAATAACAAGGGAAtgatacaaccaaatgatataaaCATTTCAAGGTCTTTctaaaacacacactcacacatataaacACTGCTGCACAGCctgatggtcacacacacacacacagccacatctATATCCACATTTACACCTATACAGCCACATCTACACCCACTACTCACCAGAGTCTGGACGATACACTGGCCGAGCAGAATGTGGCGAGCTAGGCTGTTGGTGCCGCCGAAGGGCAAGTTGTTGCCATAGGTAGGGGGCTCAACTCGCTGGATCTATGGGAGACCAAGGCCAAGCATGCAAAATTACCTACATTGAATGATCTCAGAATATAGTTTACGGGACGATCACAGAACATAATGAGTTCCCTGAAGAAGATAATACAATCTTCCATACAACTGGTGACGGGAGCGCACCTTGGATCCTGCCACTAACGTAGCTCACCTCGTTATATTCGTCGTCTTCCTGATCATAGTCTTCGTATCGAAAGAGAGCATCCaggtcgtcatcgtcgtcctccTGATCTTTGTCGTCTTCGTCAGAACTCAAGATCTCCAGTCGCTGCACCTCAGACCTCGTACTCTCCTCCTCGAATTCAATCAGACAGGTGGACGCGTTATTGGCTACCATTGCCTGTATGGAGGAAAATACAAATTACCTATATAGTTTTAAAGAagcaaatgtatactgtaaataACGCCAAGAAATATAAATACTTTATCAAAATTACAAAGGCTAAGAACTCTGTGGAGCAAAGCCTTTGTGAAAGATGAATAAAAAACACATCACATGATAAAAAGTTGCCTCTGTAAGTGTGGTTGGCCTAAGGACCATCTCCCTCTTAGCCCAGTTTATAACTCGTTGTAAATGTTGCCACAGTAAGCGTATAGTTTGCTACTGCATCAACGGTCAGAAGAAACGTTCGTGTTACGAGGCATCGGGCATCTCTCCACCAAAGTTTGGTTACTGTAGAACCAAGCGGGCAACGAGCAGACCTGATGACAAAGCGACTCCCATGGTTCCCTGACTCTGGATGCCCATAGAGGAATCCTGCGCAGTTAGCGGCTCACCTGTACTCTACGGTGAAGCCGGTAAGGAACCTACCTGGACTTTAGGGATGGCGAGAATTGCGTCCTGGGCCCCGATGCCCAGCATGGTAGAGCCGCCTCCCCTTAAGAGCTTGGAGAGGACCACGGCCTTCACTGAGCTGCCTGCCTCCCGCGTGAACAGCTTCTCTCGCTGTAGGGAACAGAAAAAGTAATTCCGACGATTtactgaacagagagagagagagagagggggggggggggtggctggcaTCACAACTAACATCAAAGAAGAGGAAAACGAGgctttttctcttgtctttcatgtGCAAAGTGGTGTATGAGATGATGGTGTCCACTCTAGCGGAACTATCATCCACTGACCACATCACTGCTAATGTCTCATTGACGACTCTGGCATTGTCTCACCTCTGTAAAACTCTATTGCATTCCCGTAAGTAAAGCGCGTAATAATGTTGATGAAAGGTGAATCTATATttttgagcacgaacgtacgacccatGGCTACCACTGCTTGGTATTTGTCctaacctttaagggtcaggcaGCTGTACCCATGGGTCATAAGGTCGTGTGGAACGGTTTCGGACTCTTGCCATAAGTAGGGACTATCATCGACGGGGCCACATCAAGAAGTCTAAACTATCAGGAAGATGGATGATAGATTTTTCCTTAAAGTTGTGGTACTTGACTTTGACCATAAGGAAGAAACCTGGCAAAGTATGTCGGAGTACGCTGACCCTCCAGCCCCCAAGGAAAGTGTTACGCAGGTGGCACTGGCTCCGAGGCACCTGGGAAGGGGGTATCGTGGTACAAGGTACAAGGCAGATGACAATGACTTGGGATACCAAAGGGTACTTCAAGCAGGTGGCACTGAACTAAAGGCACCCGGGAAAGTATTAGGTCAGTGCCACCGACTATGAGGCATATAGAAAGATCTAAGGTAATTTATCCTGATTTTGTAAGTCCCGGAAAGTAGCAGGTAAGTCACTCACCCTGAGGTAGCGGGACATTTCCCTCATCCTCCTACGGAGGCAGTTGGGCAGGAGGTTGgcgttggtgtggttgtggtggagatgtgacGGTCCGTGTTGCATCCGGCCTGGACCTGTGGCGGATACACCAGAACACAACAGTTGCAATGTATGAGGCAAAACGGAGACTTGAGGTCTTTTATCGGCATTGTAGGATCCAGATGTTTCTTCCACCAGGAGTGGACGACACAAAGTTATCATGACTAAGCATTACTAACCGCGTGCATGCGTCTTTCTCTCAAGATGTGTGGCGATGCCGAGATCATTTTTCGTTTTAAGTCTGTCTTACCGGGTAGAAAGTGCCAAATTACCAAAATGAAAGACAAATGTGAAAGTTTGTCACGTATAAAGCACAGCTACTACGCACACCAGTACTGGTCAGGATttcagggaacagatgaaggtgAAACACACCTCAAATATTAGTTGAAAAGTTTCAAGGAATGGAAAGGTTCTGAGCAAGACGGTGTTATGGAAAATACTGAGGAGAGAGAAGGTAGGAAACCTTTTCTTCTACCAGAACATCACCGGCGCAGATGACACAACCTGACGATACATTACACAGTTTGGTGTCGGTAGTCCGTGTCACAAACTGACAAACTTTCACTGAAAGGCAAAGTTCGATTCCAGCCGACTTCAGCCATTACACTAAGAAATACCCTTagtaaggataaaaaaaaaaaatggtatagtTTGCTGATATTATTATCTTGAAGGTTTCCGGTGTTGTACCTCGTTCAGGAGAAACTTAACATATAAGAAGAGGTCACGAATTAGGATTCTGTCCTTAGGAAAGGAAAACGATACTCGAAAAGCAGGACATGATCTGGTTTTGGTATGCAACCACAAAAATCTAATGGGCGTGAAGGGAACGACTAGGGTCCAGTGCCTGTCTGGGAAACGACTAGGAGAAGGTGGAAGGGAACGACTTTGGTTGAGGATGACAATATCGTTGTCACGTTGGTTTTGTCCGGGGACTTAGGACCAGGTGACTCACCTGCTGGCGAGGGACGCCTAGGACCAGGGGACTCACCTACTGATGGGGCAGGCCTAGGACCAGGGGACTCACCTGTCAGGCGATAGTCAGGGTGAGGCACGGAGCACTCAGCGACTTCGGGAGGCAGGTGCTGGCCCACACACTTCCTCACCTTGTGTGGGTGCTGCCGAAGGAAGCACGGATCTTTAAAGGAGCCACAATATCATCCCAGGTATTCGTTGACGTGTGCTCAGACAAAATAATTGTTAAGCAAGAAATCAAGAGTAAATATCTGAATGCATTTAACTTGATATATGACACAGTGACAAGTGCACAGTAAACCCAGGATTCGCTCAGCACAAACCTTGCGGATGTCTCCAGCCTTCGTGAAGCAGTCAAGACACAGTTTCTCCTCCACACTGTCCACGATCAGGCCACACAGGTCCTCTTTGGTCGGGATGCTTCCCCCGACCTGCATCAACTACCACAAGGCCACAGCATTACAGAAAATCAAAGTCAAAACAAAAGGATTTCTTAAAAGCATATTAGACTACTCAGTTAAAGAACCGTTGTAAGATTAACAGAAAAAGTTTACCAGTCATAAACAAAACAAAGTTTTCTAATCAACCTTTAACAGAAGACAATAAATCAGGGATAACATTACTCAGAATATAGGGGGGGTCCTGCCTTCCCTCCAATACACATGATTAACATTGTAAAGATTATGGTCAAAGTTGCTGCGACGTAAAAATCTCAGTTACGTCAGGTTACAGAACTGCACAACACTTGATATTTTGGAAGAACTTTTGTTTTTTATTACCTTTTGAAGAACTTTATATACATAGTTTAGTACGAACAGCACCGATGCCGCCTGGTTGCCCGAGGGAGAGTTTGGGAGAACCTAAAAATAACTTGCGGCACAAGACGCTGCTCCCAGTGTCTGGCGTAACACAGGATACGGCATACAGCGTGCAGTGTGCAAAGTGGCCGCTCTTGACACTAGCTAACATTAActtggtgaagggggggggggatcgcttCAAACCTTCACACTAACTCACACTTACTCTTACTTTATAAGGAAACTCTTCAAAACAATGCAAGTCCACTATCAGGAAGGAAACTTTAATAATTCAACCGGTCATTGTGTATGCATACAAACGTAATGAAATAGTAAATATTAACCAAGATCACACAATGCACCCACCTGTGCCAGGAAAGAAGCTATAACGAGCAGGAGTAGCGTGGCACACTTCATGTTGGCACTTTCTGGAGGATTGTGGCACCGTAAGTCAGGAGTGGTACACCATACGTAATGCAGGATTACCACATCAACAGTGGGCCTTCAAGACCTGTGGTGACACTTCCCCACTAGATAACGCCAACTGTTGGGCAAaacataactttattgtcatcTGACAATCTGTAATTACTTTGAATTTCTTTTTAGATATCATCAGTCTTGTAATGTGTACTCCtgggtaactgagaacatttgcCTATACAGGTTTCTGTGCATGGCTGTTAACCCTAGCACTGCAGTCACTGTGAACGACTGTAACCCCAGCACCACGGTCACTGTGCAGCACTGTAACCCACAGAGATTGCGAAAGGCTTCCCAACACTAGGAAAGCGCCTGTCCGAGGAGCCTGTATCAAGCATGACTGACAGCGACCACCACGACTCCTGTCCTAATACGTCACCCTAACCTCACCTGGTCAACAAAGGCCTCGCCAGTCCTAACTCATgtcatttcatcattacttaacagTTTGCATGTGAGAGCATGTGATAACTTGCCCTTTGCTGCAGACATCGGCAGAGGGCGAGGTAATCACGGGCGCCTAAGACGAGGTGGCAAGACCTCGGTAAGGTGTCTTCTGCTGGGAAAGTGTTAGTTTTGCCTCGTGGCATTAAGCAGGGCAAACGTCACCACTGCTTCACAAATTCTCTTTTGTCTTGTGTGGCTCCTGTGACTAAACGAACCTAAAGTTTCTGTGGTTGTAAGAACTTACTGTGGTAATACACGAGCCTTCTGTTTGCCAGGGAAGCACCAGCACCCGTCCACCTACCTGTAGCAGGTTAGCCACCTGGATGGGTGGTGTAGCGGCAGGCGATAGTGTCGCATCTAAGGAAGGTGAGCCACTGTCCACACCAGCAACTCTCCGCCTCCCtgacacccctcctccacccccaccaaaaCCCACGCGCCCCCGTGGCACTCACTAGTCATCGCCGTCATTAAACTCGAGATTTTTCTAACAATATTCTATTAATAATAATGTTGGCTGCGAGACCTTCCTCTCCTTGGTCACCTTTCGCTCCACTTCAAGATGTCCATCTTTTTtccccatcactgcttccctccatCTTGTTTTCCCACCTTCCATTT is part of the Panulirus ornatus isolate Po-2019 chromosome 67, ASM3632096v1, whole genome shotgun sequence genome and harbors:
- the IntS12 gene encoding integrator complex subunit 12 → MANLELDPMFRRGLRLLHSRNRDSVDQLKALVDEVVRQRQGKTIPSMSKDPFSLRRESPIPRSKPGSPIPVSFSKREDNKNIERKLSMRDDEMLMPKRPRLDSPSAFKSHTPSPTPSIKSESSSRSRKSDESDSDTEMNDLAMEIMDEVNCTVCKSFEVSPRNRLVECQECHSLYHQECHKPPVTDQDVNDPRLVWYCAKCTKTLKKQTAMVNTSGSGNMSGTRGVGGGGIPSLSSGGKSGGSHTRPTPSPTKGLGLSRPSPFTNLSSASGRNLGSNNSGGNSNGSSKSSLSSSSSSSSSSSSSSSGKSSAPSNSMISAERRMHLMKKKAAAKMAEKRKL
- the LOC139747029 gene encoding uncharacterized protein gives rise to the protein MKCATLLLLVIASFLAQLMQVGGSIPTKEDLCGLIVDSVEEKLCLDCFTKAGDIRKHPHKVRKCVGQHLPPEVAECSVPHPDYRLTGPGRMQHGPSHLHHNHTNANLLPNCLRRRMREMSRYLRREKLFTREAGSSVKAVVLSKLLRGGGSTMLGIGAQDAILAIPKVQAMVANNASTCLIEFEEESTRSEVQRLEILSSDEDDKDQEDDDDDLDALFRYEDYDQEDDEYNEIQRVEPPTYGNNLPFGGTNSLARHILLGQCIVQTLIDQGAGLDLLEILQDDEFFYPIPYWWLEPLLTLYKSRDSN